The genomic window CTGGCTTGATGTTCACCCGCTCGCGGGAGAATCGGATCGCGAAAGCGATCCGGGTGAGGGCTTTCTCCTCTTGGGGGTTCTCGCTTGCGGAGACACCCTCTCCCCACCCCTCCCCCGCAGGCGGGGGAGGGAGCAGAGCGCGTGCCGTGGCTCACACCTCGATCCAAATTTCTTCGGCTTTACTCCCATGAAGATCTATCTGGCAGGCCCCGACGTGTTCCTGCCGGACGCGGTAGAGATCGGCCGCCGCAAGGTCGATATCTGCACGGCTCATGGACTTACCGGCCTCTATCCCCTCGACAACGCCATCGACCTCACCGCGCCCGATGTCTCGCGGCAGATCTTTTGCGGCAACGAGGCGATGATGGACGAGGCCGACGCCATCATCGCGAACCTCACCCCGTTCCGCGGGGCCGGCGCCGATCCCGGCACCGTCTACGAGCTCGGCTACATGGCCGGGCGGCGTAAGTTCTGCCTCGCCTATTCCAATGACGGCGCCGTCTATGCCGACCGCGTCGGCCGTTTCATGGACGTCGCCTCCGAGGACGGACGGCTAGTCGATGCGCAGGGACTGACGGTCGAGGATTTTGGTCTCGTCGACAACCTCATGATGATCCATGCGCTGGAACTGCACGGCTGCCCGCTGGTGACGCCGGCGCAGATGCCGATCGATGTCTGGCACGATCTCGCCGCGTTCGAGGCTTGCGTCCGGATGGCGGCTGCGCGATTGATCGCTACATAAGCACCTCAGTCGTGCCCATGAGAGCGTGATGCCCCCTGCCCGCAAGCGCGCGGATGTATTGCTGGTCGAGCGCGGCCTGTTCGAGAGCCGGGCACGGGCGCGCGCGGCGATCGAGGCCGGCCTGGTTACGGCTGACGACAAGCCGGTTTTGAAACCGTCGGAGACGATCGCCGAGGACGCGGTGATCCACGCCGAGCCGGCGTATCCCTATGTCTCCCGCGGCGGCGTCAAGCTCGCCGGCGCGCTGGAGCATTACCCGATTGAAATCGAGGACCATGTCTGCCTCGATGTCGGCGCCTCCACCGGCGGTTTCACCGAGGTGTTGCTGGCGAACGGCGCGAGCCTGGTGTTCGCCATCGACGTCGGCACCAGCCAATTGCATCCCTCGCTGCGCGATCATCCCAAGATCGTGTCGATGGAGGAGACCGATATAAGGTCCTACGAAGGCAAACGTCTGCCGGCGCGGCCCGATATTGTCGTCATCGACGTCAGCTTCATCTCGCTCAAG from Bradyrhizobium zhanjiangense includes these protein-coding regions:
- a CDS encoding nucleoside 2-deoxyribosyltransferase, yielding MKIYLAGPDVFLPDAVEIGRRKVDICTAHGLTGLYPLDNAIDLTAPDVSRQIFCGNEAMMDEADAIIANLTPFRGAGADPGTVYELGYMAGRRKFCLAYSNDGAVYADRVGRFMDVASEDGRLVDAQGLTVEDFGLVDNLMMIHALELHGCPLVTPAQMPIDVWHDLAAFEACVRMAAARLIAT
- a CDS encoding TlyA family RNA methyltransferase gives rise to the protein MPPARKRADVLLVERGLFESRARARAAIEAGLVTADDKPVLKPSETIAEDAVIHAEPAYPYVSRGGVKLAGALEHYPIEIEDHVCLDVGASTGGFTEVLLANGASLVFAIDVGTSQLHPSLRDHPKIVSMEETDIRSYEGKRLPARPDIVVIDVSFISLKAVLPVALSLAAAPMSLLALIKPQFEAERKHNKKGIIRDTAVHREICDDIAAFAASLGCTDIEIFPSPITGGDGNIEFFLGARRG